One segment of Microbacterium arborescens DNA contains the following:
- the pyrE gene encoding orotate phosphoribosyltransferase produces MTVAGTPELEADRQDLIRLIKDEAVFHGDFTLSSGKKATYYVDMRRLTLDHRAAPAIGRIMLDLISDIDGVVAVGGLTLGADPIANAVMHESVRAGNPLDAFVVRKEPKDHGRGRQIEGADVAGKRVVVVEDTSTTGQSALKAVEALRREGAEPVAVAVIVDRKTGAQAAVEAAGLQWLAAIDLDDLGLAPQ; encoded by the coding sequence ATGACCGTCGCAGGCACGCCCGAGCTCGAAGCCGACCGCCAGGACCTCATCCGGCTGATCAAGGACGAGGCGGTGTTCCACGGCGACTTCACCCTCTCGAGCGGCAAGAAGGCGACGTACTACGTCGACATGCGCCGGTTGACGCTCGACCACCGTGCTGCGCCTGCGATCGGCCGCATCATGCTCGACCTCATCTCCGACATCGACGGCGTCGTCGCCGTCGGCGGGCTCACGCTCGGCGCTGATCCGATCGCGAACGCCGTGATGCACGAGTCGGTTCGCGCGGGGAATCCCCTCGATGCGTTCGTCGTGCGCAAGGAGCCGAAGGACCACGGTCGCGGCCGCCAGATCGAGGGGGCGGATGTCGCGGGCAAGCGCGTCGTCGTCGTCGAAGACACCTCGACCACCGGACAGTCCGCGCTCAAGGCCGTCGAGGCCCTGCGGCGCGAGGGCGCCGAGCCCGTCGCGGTGGCCGTCATCGTCGACCGCAAGACCGGCGCGCAGGCTGCGGTCGAGGCAGCAGGCCTGCAGTGGCTCGCCGCGATCGACCTCGACGACCTGGGTCTCGCGCCGCAGTAG